The genomic region TGGAAATTTCTTAATGGCGATTTTTCTGCATGGTCTTCCATTCATAAGAACTCAATTCTTATGGGGATTCTATATATAAGTTAAAAGCATGCAACGGTCACTAATATGTTTCCTTTTAATTCTGACCATAATCACACAGATACTGCAACTAGTTTGTATACTTACATGATGCAAATTAGTCTTTCGCCTATACCAGTGTACACTTATTGTGTTTCCTCCTTTATCTCCAGTGTATCCAACATGCAAAGGCTGCAAAATTAATAGTTGCAGTTTTTCTTTCAACATCCATAAGCAATTTCCTAGATGTAAAAAGATTCATAGGATACCACTGAAATTCTTGAGCAATGATCTTGCACTCCTTAACAATTTTCAACTTACATATCACCAAACTACAAGAGGCATGGATAATCAGAATAAGACCTGATGGATGTCTCCCATGAAATGAGACAGAAAAAGCAATGCTTCTGTCAAATTATCTGCAAAGTCCAGGAATTTTTCACAATTAGATGTTTCCCAAAAAAGATGTCTATTTGATCAGAATCTACAAATGAAATACACAATTAAGAAGCTTGACTGAGTTTAGAAATCAGAAGAGCAACTAAGTCTAAGTAAAGAAGAAACATTACATTTCACATCAGACGTGTCATATGTTGTAAGCTGAGAAGTGTAATTATTGATGGCTCCTGCCACACACACATCTTTTTCCCCCTCCTCACTATGACAGTCCCCTGTACCATAACAAACGGGATCATTCAATTAAAGACATTaattttttaaacatttatgaatttAATTTCATAAACATTTTGtaatcaatgtttttggattatattTCCAGTTCACTTCATCCTAATAAAGGATCATAAGAATATGAtctgaaatattttttattaagataaataggGTTGTATGATGTTTATGCAGTTAAACTCGGAAGCTGTTAAAAATTCGAACGTATATAAGAATGATCGTCATAATCAAAATGACCTATATCTCCTTAGGATCTTGAGTGGAGAAACAAAACATACTCTTCTATGTTTTATGATGAAAATAAATAacatgatagtttattagttgaaATGAGTTTGCTATAATCTGTGACATTTCAGAtcacatttaattattaaataagaaTGTACTATCTCCTCTTTTAATGCCAAAAAATGTACCATCTCCTTTTTTAATGCCAAATTACTGAAtatgattcaaaatattgattgaAAAATATACATGATCATATATCTAAATAACATTTATATATCTCAATAACATTTATACTTgtaaaaaaaaatcacttactagaATAGTCATAATTACACCTGGAATCCGGTGTATTAATGAAATGCAGTGGACGGCTCCAGGGGTATTTGAACTTAACCTCATCAGCCCATGAACAGAGGGAAGAAAGATCACCTGGAAGCAGTTGCTGCACTGCATCTGCTGCTGATTTACTTAGAAGGTCCTGCATATACATACTATGAGAGAATGAACATAATTTTTCAGCTTTTAAAAATGGGAAATAGATAAATCATAGCTAGAGAGAAGcaattttataaaatataattattaaacaattgttaagtaaataaatataatttttttttttaaatataatgtaAATTAAATATGTTATAAGTGAATAAAATAGGCCACTTACAACTGGTAGAACAAACCTTTGACAACAAAGGTAAAAATAGACTACTTACAACATAGTAAGTAGTAACCCATGTCAAGGGTGGGTAGAAAAATCACCCACAATTGAGAAAGAGTTTGGGAAAAGAGGGAAGAACAATAATTCATGTAATACCATCATTTGGAACACCAACACAAGGGGGAGCAAGAGGAGAAATCTCCTTAGTCCAATAATCCAATGACTAAGTCCATGGTTTACCCCCAACCACGAGAACCGCCCATGAAGGAAGTGGAACTATCAACCTTCAAAAAGTGACAATTAGAGTTACCAATAGCCTCAAAACAAGAACCCACACTTGATTCATTAAAACTATAAAAGAGTCCtattgatattattgttattattatttttttaataaaatgttgATTAAATATCTCAaatctttaaaataaaatatattttttaaatttatatttctaaaattaatataaaataatttaaatcttttGAATTTGAAATAATGTTACAATTATGTTATGACTATATTAATTTTAATTCCAACAAAAATAATAAACTTTTTTATTCTATACACTCAGATATGACCTACAAAACTTGTATCTAAATACTCAATAAGTTATACAAATTAATCCAATcttaaatatacaaaataaacAGTTTGTACTATAAACAAGTTACTTTCTAGTAATTTTAAGAATGATTTCAATTTTCTAGTTAATTATAAGAAGGTTAAAATGTTTCAAGTATCTCTTGAATGAGACTATGGACACACATTCTAAGTTCATAGAATGAATCTACATTTTGCCTATATAAAATATACTCTCATTAAGAAAAATCAATTTATGTGTCATCTTATATAAAATTGTCTAGAACAATCCATATTATTAATAACCCATTATTTGAACTGCATTTTAATGATAAACTATTGTTTCTTGTGAGTTCAATATTGATGAATGAATACAATTTAAATTCAAACACATGAgtaaaaatttcttcaacatcacAATATTCATCTTCCCTTTAATAAAAAAATCGACATCAAGAACAAAATATCAAATCTTTCAAATAGATTATGTATTGAAATGGTGGTCATATCATTCGTCTTTTATTTGAAATTTAATGtaaaattttatataaataaagatataactagaaaaagaaaactTGCAGAATAGAGATAAAATTTGGAGCAAGAATGACAGTAAAATTATTTCATTTAAGGAAAAGAGGGGTGGAATAAGAGTAAAACTATTTCATTAATTTACAAATGAAGGAATTACAAAATATAAAACTTCTAAAAGTATAAAACAAATTAAAAGAGGGGTGGAATTGGAAACAAACAAGAGGAAAGCCACAAATTTGGAAACAGCCTGCTTAAAATTAAGCAAagagtgttcccatgcaaatttttaattaagaGGAAAGGATGGATAAACTGAAACCTTTTCCTATTTAAATGGAGCAGCAGCTGCTTTGAAAAAAAGGGGAAATAAGCAACAACTGCTTGTTGGGAAGATTGACATGTGGCTCTCCAAAAAAAATTCCCTCTTTTTTATTTGCTTCtaattttttctccaaaatttaTGTGACAAACtagcattaaaattttaatttctttaaatAATAATGCAATTTAAGATGACTGCTTATTTAACAAAATTTGACATTCATGGGCCACCAAAATGGAGCAGCCGCATGGGGACCTGCCCTTAGCTTCCTTAGCTTAGAATCCAAGCAACATTTGTTTTTCCCAAGCCACGAGAATAAAACGGATTGTTTTTCCCAAGCAACAGCACCcttaaaacaagaaaagaaaaacatATCATATATCAAGTACAAATTAAAAACATATTATATatcaacaatttcttcttcattttattttctctttaAAACATCTACACAAACAATATATCaactataataataaaattaaaattaatgaaaaaaaCAAATTCAAAGATGTACCATACATTCTATTTCAAACTCATTTATATTAAATTCTGAGCAAATTGtactatttaaaaagaaaaaatcccACCTGAGCAATCTTGCATACGGCTTCATGGCCTTCTTTTCCCCAACACAGTGCAGCAGGAAGAGCTGAAATCAATACACAACACATTACAAAAGACTTAAAATTGCCCATTGTACTACAATTTTGTGCGTCAACAGACAGATAAATGGTGATGTACAATATTTCCCGTCGGCTCTGAGATGTGGAGTGCTGCAGCATATGTAAGTCACAGATTACACCAAATAAGGAAAATGTCTGCCGTTCTAAATTTGGAGTGTGGTGAAGCAGATATTTCGTAATAGATAGCTTCAGCTGAAAAGGAAAAAACCAGTTGGAATTCTCAACATGCCTTACTTATTGATAGAGAGATCGTTATAAAAGCATATTCCACAAAGAATATTCCTATGTTTTGTGTTTTTTAATGCTTGTAGAGATCTACATATGGTAAGATTTTAATCAAAAATATTCTTTtacaaatcaaatctaatctaatataaagtaattaaatattttaaataataacatgtcatgttatttgCTGTATAGGGTGGtaataaaaacaaatcaaatttaataTGAAACTAATAAAAACTTAGTTTTGTGGATGACCTCTCAATGTAGTGGTTAGCTGTGAGCCTCCAGCATGGAAGGTTTTGGGTTCGAGTCTGCTCAAACCCTATACTTATTGCATATAGTAGACTGAAAGGTTTTGCGTTTGAGTCTGCTCAAACCCTATACTTATTGCATATAGTAGACTTTTGTATTAGAGAAAGAGGTTGGTGTTAATTGTACTCTTGGTTCATATAGTAGACTTTTGTATTAGAGAAAGAGGTTGGTGTTAATTGTACTCTTGGTTCAGCTATTTATTGCAGATACGATCTAAAGCATGAAGTGTCTTGGAAGGCCTGAAACGCAATAGTATATGAACAtttgaaaaattgcaaaaaatgggATGGCAATAGAATTTACTTAATCTCTGCAATTTTGCATTCATCCATTCCCTTTTGAGGATTTAGCTTTTATTTGTTTGAATGGTCCATACTAGGGTTGGTTTTTTGCAATAGAAGTGTCAGATGGTTTTTTAGTTAAATCATTCTTTTGATTTATCTGTTGTTCATTCTAGAATAAGTTTGGTTTATGGTGTATTTAAGTCGATCATGTGCTTGTTTCTGATGAGATGAGATGTGTGACAATAATTCTATATGGCTAAATTGAGTCATATATGTCATAAGAAGttacatttatttcaattgttTCGTGTTTATTCTTGTGCATTTGTATGCAGCCTAGTAGAGACCATTTACTTGAAACGGGATTTTGGCTTCAAAGAAGTGAAATCAATTTCATGAATTAAATGCAAAAGCAAATGTTGGATACAATGAACATGAATCAGTTGAGGTTAAATTCTATTACAACAAACttcaaacaaaatatttaaaatgaACACAA from Cryptomeria japonica chromosome 3, Sugi_1.0, whole genome shotgun sequence harbors:
- the LOC131070366 gene encoding endonuclease 2-like, which translates into the protein MDEAMGLLFLYVSDSLLLHLDEFLTPQAMWLKFESLFRRVNEIQTLQIELKLSITKYLLHHTPNLERQTFSLFGVICDLHMLQHSTSQSRREILYITIYLSVDAQNCSTMGNFKSFVMCCVLISALPAALCWGKEGHEAVCKIAQDLLSKSAADAVQQLLPGDLSSLCSWADEVKFKYPWSRPLHFINTPDSRCNYDYSRDCHSEEGEKDVCVAGAINNYTSQLTTYDTSDVKYNLTEALLFLSHFMGDIHQPLHVGYTGDKGGNTISVHWYRRKTNLHHVWDSSLIETAIKDYYDSDLALMIQGIQTNISDTWSKDVPKWEKCSTNKLACPNPYASESIGLACEWAYSNVTEGSTLGDDYFLSRLPIVEEQLAKGGVRLAATLNRIFP